A part of Sparus aurata chromosome 19, fSpaAur1.1, whole genome shotgun sequence genomic DNA contains:
- the LOC115570141 gene encoding zinc finger protein 862-like yields MCKQLGCSYFSALQLSSNTNYLSARIINEMIETIGAELFAELVTEVSNSPAWGVMVDETTDISVSKQLGLVVRYIGPDGDVKSKVLSLKTVSSGDSATLTEAILEATAVLPMDRFTSFASDGASAMIGRRAGVGQRLKDQYPGLLTIHCVAHRLNLAVSDCIKEKKGVPYLIKYEQTINSTFWFYQGSSNRAASLKEMERVFELPQLKLQGGNQTRWESSRDATNVLLRIMPAVLADLSKQARSEPTAEGLYRFFRHEFFPPTLCLMHVVHNKLHRQFQVFQMRNLFFSRVEQEVTALISSLRNPRTQALVKDKWESWLSDESSLQPLLDEVPAYFKDGFWDRFSATVMIPFLDMLVQNVESRFPEMGILGNFNVLAPRRIQEGIMDTKFGQQEMQSLARHFPRLKEEDLLIEWEAFQEQAMLPDLKSKTLEEVLKWLISPNTMQLFPHLSLAAAIALTAPVQTADVERLFSALKLVKTPLRNRLRDCHLDVCCRVAIDGPQPGTFRMDNFVRRFYRSNSIRRVKCSKGGCELCK; encoded by the exons ATGTGCAAGCAGTTGGGCTGTTCTTATTTCAGTGCACTCCAG TTGAGCTCCAACACAAATTATCTCAGTGCCCGCATCATCAATGAGATGATAGAAACCATCGGTGCTGAGCTATTTGCAGAGCTGGTGACAGAGGTGTCCAATTCTCCGGCCTGGGGAGTTATGGTGGATGAAACAACTGACATATCAGTCAGTAAACAGTTGGGGCTTGTGGTCAG GTACATAGGTCCTGATGGGGACGTAAAATCGAAGGTGCTGTCTTTGAAGACTGTGAGTTCTGGGGACTCTGCCACCCTTACAGAGGCTATCTTGGAAGCCACAGCAGTGCTGCCAATGGACAGGTTCACTTCTTTTGCAAGTGACGGCGCATCAGCTATGATTG GTCGCAGAGCAGGAGTAGGTCAGCGCCTTAAGGACCAGTACCCTGGCCTTCTCACCATTCACTGTGTGGCCCACCGCCTCAATCTGGCTGTCTCCGATtgtataaaagagaaaaaaggtgtgCCATACTTGATTAAGTACGAACAAACCATCAACTCAACATTCTGGTTCTACCAAGGGTCAAGCAATAGAGCAGCCAGCTTGAAGGAGATGGAGCGTGTTTTTGAGTTGCCTCAACTAAAACTGCAG GGAGGAAACCAAACACGATGGGAGAGTAGCAGGGATGCCACCAATGTCCTGCTGAGAATCATGCCTGCTGTCTTGGCTGACTTGTCAAAGCAAGCAAGATCAGAACCGACTGCAGAGGGCCTGTACCGGTTCTTCAGGCATGAATTCTTTCCACCAACCCTCTGCCTCATGCATGTGGTGCATAATAAACTGCACAGACAGTTTCAGGTGTTCCAGATGAGGAACCTGTTCTTTTCTCGAGTTGAGCAGGAG GTAACAGCACTGATCAGCTCCTTGAGAAATCCTAGGACTCAGGCCCTGGTGAAGGACAAGTGGGAGAGCTGGCTAAGTGATGAATCCAGCCTGCAGCCTTTACTGGATGAGGTTCCTGCCTATTTCAAAGATGGTTTCTGGGACCGGTTTTCAGCGACt gTCATGATCCCTTTCCTTGATATGTTGGTGCAAAATGTGGAGAGTCGCTTTCCTGAAATGGGTATCTTGGGGAACTTCAATGTGCTTGCGCCAAGGAGAATTCAAGAGGGAATCATGGACACGAAGTTTGGGCAGCAAGAGATGCAGTCCCTGGCAAGGCATTTCCCTAGGCTGAAAGAGGAGGACTTGCTGATTGAGTGGGAAGCATTTCAGGAGCAAGCAATGCTCCCGGACCTCAAG TCAAAAACTCTGGAAGAGGTTTTGAAGTGGCTGATAAGCCCCAATACCATGCAGCTGTTCCCTCACCTGAGTCTGGCTGCTGCAATAGCACTTACTGCCCCAGTTCAGACTGCAGAtgtggagaggctcttctcagCCCTCAAGCTA GTGAAGACACCTCTGCGAAACAGGCTGAGAGATTGCCACCTCGATGTCTGCTGCCGGGTGGCGATTGATGGCCCTCAGCCAGGAACTTTTAGGATGGACAATTTCGTTCGGCGCTTCTACAGAAGCAATTCAATTAGACGAGTGAAATGTTCAAAAGGGGGCTGTGAATTAtgtaaataa